One genomic region from Geotrypetes seraphini chromosome 13, aGeoSer1.1, whole genome shotgun sequence encodes:
- the PHOSPHO1 gene encoding phosphoethanolamine/phosphocholine phosphatase isoform X2 has protein sequence MTTSTSQKYLLIFDFDETIVNENSDESVIHAAPSGELPEWLRRTLQEGFYNQYMQRVFEYLGDSGVHMHDLKAVYEALTFSPYMQQLLHFLSLNPEPFEIILMSDANTFGIESTLRATGFFSLFHRVFSNPSGPDKRGYLTLAPYHSHSCPHCPANMCKHKILSEYLLERAQQGISFQKLLYVGDGANDFCPSTLLSPMDVAFPRKTYPMHQKIQEMEKNQPGAFKAQVVPWESAEVILQYLQSLLKRS, from the coding sequence ATGACTACTTCCACATCCCAGAAATATCTTCTCATCTTTGACTTTGATGAGACCATTGTGAATGAGAACAGCGACGAGTCTGTCATCCATGCCGCACCCTCGGGGGAGTTACCGGAATGGTTACGCCGGACTCTTCAGGAAGGATTTTACAACCAGTACATGCAACGAGTCTTTGAATACTTAGGTGACAGTGGAGTGCACATGCATGACCTCAAAGCGGTGTACGAGGCACTCACGTTCTCTCCATATATGCAGCAGCTGCTACATTTCCTCTCCCTGAACCCTGAGCCTTTTGAGATCATCCTCATGTCTGATGCCAACACCTTTGGCATTGAGAGCACCCTGAGGGCAACTggcttcttttctctcttccataGAGTCTTCAGTAACCCTTCTGGCCCTGACAAGAGAGGATACCTCACTCTTGCCCCCTATCATTCGCACAGCTGCCCACACTGTCCCGCCAACATGTGCAAGCATAAAATCCTAAGTGAATACCTGTTGGAAAGAGCTCAGCAGGGTATTAGCTTTCAGAAGCTCTTATACGTCGGGGATGGTGCTAATGACTTTTGTCCATCCACCCTCTTAAGCCCGATGGATGTTGCCTTTCCCCGCAAGACCTACCCCATGCACCAGAAGATTCAAGAGATGGAGAAAAACCAGCCTGGGGCCTTCAAAGCCCAAGTAGTCCCCTGGGAGTCAGCAGAGGTCATTCTGCAGTATCTGCAGTCACTGTTGAAGAGATCTTGA
- the PHOSPHO1 gene encoding phosphoethanolamine/phosphocholine phosphatase isoform X1 gives MGKSCSQCPQPKELEMTTSTSQKYLLIFDFDETIVNENSDESVIHAAPSGELPEWLRRTLQEGFYNQYMQRVFEYLGDSGVHMHDLKAVYEALTFSPYMQQLLHFLSLNPEPFEIILMSDANTFGIESTLRATGFFSLFHRVFSNPSGPDKRGYLTLAPYHSHSCPHCPANMCKHKILSEYLLERAQQGISFQKLLYVGDGANDFCPSTLLSPMDVAFPRKTYPMHQKIQEMEKNQPGAFKAQVVPWESAEVILQYLQSLLKRS, from the coding sequence GAACTAGAGATGACTACTTCCACATCCCAGAAATATCTTCTCATCTTTGACTTTGATGAGACCATTGTGAATGAGAACAGCGACGAGTCTGTCATCCATGCCGCACCCTCGGGGGAGTTACCGGAATGGTTACGCCGGACTCTTCAGGAAGGATTTTACAACCAGTACATGCAACGAGTCTTTGAATACTTAGGTGACAGTGGAGTGCACATGCATGACCTCAAAGCGGTGTACGAGGCACTCACGTTCTCTCCATATATGCAGCAGCTGCTACATTTCCTCTCCCTGAACCCTGAGCCTTTTGAGATCATCCTCATGTCTGATGCCAACACCTTTGGCATTGAGAGCACCCTGAGGGCAACTggcttcttttctctcttccataGAGTCTTCAGTAACCCTTCTGGCCCTGACAAGAGAGGATACCTCACTCTTGCCCCCTATCATTCGCACAGCTGCCCACACTGTCCCGCCAACATGTGCAAGCATAAAATCCTAAGTGAATACCTGTTGGAAAGAGCTCAGCAGGGTATTAGCTTTCAGAAGCTCTTATACGTCGGGGATGGTGCTAATGACTTTTGTCCATCCACCCTCTTAAGCCCGATGGATGTTGCCTTTCCCCGCAAGACCTACCCCATGCACCAGAAGATTCAAGAGATGGAGAAAAACCAGCCTGGGGCCTTCAAAGCCCAAGTAGTCCCCTGGGAGTCAGCAGAGGTCATTCTGCAGTATCTGCAGTCACTGTTGAAGAGATCTTGA